The Kordia sp. SMS9 DNA window ACGAAAATCTAAAATATCTTTTCTATCAATTTCATGAAGATGTTTATTTCCAACAACAGCAATAAAATTCTCTATTGCTGCTTTTCTAGGATTTTTCCATTTCGTGACTTTAAAGGCGGTTTTATCGGACAAGCGGTCATGAACCAATTCCCAATACAGTTCAGTACAGTCAGAAAGCTTTAAATGGCTCTCTTGAACGCCTCCTAACAAAGCATCTGCTTTTTGCTGTGAATTTATATCAATCGACAATCTATCAACGATCTCATTAAGCGTAGATGAAGCTATTTGATCTGCGGTTTTGTATGTGAAGCCATAAGCCCGTGCTAATTGAACCGCGGTTTTATATTTTTCATTCGAGCCTTTAGATTTTCCAGATTGTAAAAGAGCGCGCCAGAACGTTTCTATTTGCTCATTGTAAATATTCGCTCTTACAACAGCCTCCTGATAGTTGTCCGTTTTTAAAGCAAGCTTGATTTCTTTTCTATGATCTAAATTAGAAACGTATTTAGGAACCCTTCTACGATAGATAAATTTTTCACCGCGTTTATAAATGTAATCAGTAGACATTTACCGCCCTTTTTAGCTTTAATGAATCTTCAATGTGTACCATTTTGTGTACCAAAATGTGTACCGCTTGTCAATATAACAATGACACCAAAACGACACTTAAACCTATGAAGCCACTGAAATAAATTAATTTTTAGGGATGAGATTTGATCTAACGTATATCTAAATGGTGCCTCCGGAGGGCTTCCGAGATTCGAATTAAAAACATTAAGCCTATGATTTCAATGAATAAATCAAATAGTTTTCATAAAGATATCAGTCAAATGTGTACCGTTTTGTGTACCATTCTGTGTACCAATTTCAATCGCTTTATTTAATAAAGATTGTTGTTTTACACGCTTCGCAATCTCATTATCCAACCGTTCAAAAATTGGTAAATATTGTTCGCCATATCGTGCAATTGCTTTAGCACAACGCGCACGCGCATCAATGATTTGATCAAGTGTTGGTTCTTGCATGTATATATTTTGGAAAGTTATATGAGGCGCATTTACGGTTCATGAACCGTAATGATTTCTAAGGAGGTACCCTCTTAGACGTGATGTCTGTCAGTTTCATTTTATTTAGGGTAATTATTTTGCTTTATGCTAGTAAAACATATCGAAGATAGTTTTTTGAGTTCTAAGATGCCTTCAAATATTGACAATATATAAAGAATTTGATATCTTTGTATTATAACAAACGGATATAATGCTATGGCAAAAACTGAAAGTATAAATGTAGCTCTTACCGATGAAATGAAAAAGTTCATCGCTAATCAGTCGGGTAACGGTACGCTTTACGCTACGCCGAGCGAATATGTTCGCGATCTTATTCGTCATGAAAAAGATCGCCTCGAAGCTGCTGCTATCAGGAATGCAGTTATTGAAGGGTATCAAGATGTGATTTATGGACGCACCCATGAGTTTTCAGGGGATTTGATGAATGACTTAAAAGCACATAAGAGCCGTAAATCACAATGAAAAGGCTGTTACTAACTGAAAGAGCCTTGGATGATGTTCAAGATATTTATGAGTATTCTGTTGAGCAGTGGGGTGAAGTAGTAGCATCACGCTATATTCGTGGTTTTGAAGAGTGTTTTTCATTACTGAAAAGTAATGAAGGTCTTTTAAAGATCAATAGAAAAATTTCTTCTAGGTTTATTGCTTATCCCATCCAAAGGCATGTTCTAATTTGTGACATTATAGACGATGCTGTTTGCATTCTTACTGTAAGACATTCTTCAATGGATTTAATGGTACGGTTGAGAAAACTGGAGCCGACATTGGATGAAGAAGCAAAGGCATTATTCAAAAAAATGTGAGCTGCTCACCAGAAAATTCTGTATCACCTAGCTCTTTCGATTCAAGATCAATTTCTTCCCGCATAGGAGGAGCAGACCAAATATGAGACTGCTCGGCATCAATTGGTACAATTTCGATACCATTGGTATTGATATGCCAGCCGCCGTAAAATTCCATGGAGAGGCTATTCATCCATGCGACTTCGCCGCGTAGACCATTCATAAAGAAATTCAGCGTTGCCATTTTTGCACATGTATTTGAGTTGTCTGCTCCAAAAAAGTAATTTTTTGGATTGATCTTCGCAGCGCTTAAAAGCATACGCCCGGAACCACATGCAGGATCAAGAACGCGCTTATTGAATTCATCCTTACGATTGTTGATTTGCATATGCGCCATCATGTCGCATATGGGTTCTGGCGTAAAATATTGTCCGTTTCGTCCTTTGGTGATGTCTTGCATAAAGAATTCACCTAGAGTGTCACTGTAAGGATTTTGTACTGCATTGAGCTGTAGAATGCCTATTGCTTTTGCGAACTCATTTAATGTTTCACGTTCATAAGGTTTGATTGTATTCATATACAATACTTCGTTTGCTTCATCTTTTTTTTGGAACCGGCTTTGAATATTGGTGTGGTGAAAGCTGCAAATGGACATGGTGAGTAGATCATTGAAGACTTTGGAAAGCTCAAATTTTCGTGCCATGCCATTCATTATTTTAGAAAACTCATCATAGGATTGTTTCATAGCTTTGCGCCTCCACATTTAAATCATTGAGATATTGTGTAGCCTTCATGGCTTGCGCAGCGGCCTTAAAAACATGCGTTTTGTCGTTTCTAAGGGCTTTTAGCCAAGATTTTATATAGATAGCGTGATCTGGTGCTAAGGTTTGTGCAATGCCATATTGCGCACATAAAAAGGCTGCTCCGAGTTCTGCAATCAATTCCTCAAAAGCATAGGTGGTTTGGTTGGTTGCAATATCATCCCAGTCTCTATTAAGCCGATCTTGTGCGCCCGTCCAATGGGTGAGTTCGTGAAGTAGCGTTGCATAATAATTTTCAGTGGCACTGGCGTATTTTGTATCAAGAAAAGATGCGGTGGGCGGCATGTTGATACAGTCTTTTTTTGTACTGTAATATGCGCCATTTTTATTGCCACGAATATCTGCGCCCGTGCCTTTACAAAAGGCATCCACCAAATCTATGCGCCGAACCTTATCAATTTGTGATGGTAAAGAGCCGTGTGTGTAGTTGTAATTATCAACCTGATTGGCATTAAAAACGGTATATGTTCTAAGCATTGGAACTTTACGCTCTTCGATTTTTCCGTGCTCATTTTTGTCTGAATGTATGAGCGTTTTGTAAAAAATAATGCGCGAGCCTTTTTCTCCTTTACGAACATTTGCGCCTGCGGTTTTCCATTGATTAAAGGTCGCCCATTCATTGGATGTGAAATTTTTAACCTCCTGATTGAACCAAAGCGATAAGATGTTGACGCCTTGATATTGATTTCCCGTAGTTGGGTTTTCGGGCAATCCTTGTGTCGCCAGACTGGCAAAGGGTGGTTGGTAATCATCAATATCTACACGCTCTAAAAGTGTTATAATTTGATCGGTAATATCTTGATGAATATCTGTTTTTTGTGATGTCATTTTTGACTCCTGTATAGAAAAGAAAAAAAGAGAACAGGCATGTGCCTGCTCTCTTACAGTTAAAAGATCAAACAACCTGGGGCGCTTGCTCATCGCTATTTTTTTCTTTTTTTAAGGTAACTTGATAGGCGAAGGTTGTGGTTTGTGTTTTGCGGTAGCCTTCTGGTGTGTCAAAGGCTTGCGTAGCATCTTCGCCTTTGAAATAAACCCAATCGCCTTTTTTAAGGTCTTTAGCTATCTCGAAAGCCTCCGATAGATTGCTAGATACAAGCGCATTGAAGTAATTGACGTTAGACTTAACCTCGCCATCACTGCCTAAATATTGCTTGTTTGCCGCAATAGAAAACTTAACGAATTTACCATCTGCAATCACTTTTGCATCGCGGGTTAAACGTCCGGATTTCATGGATATATTGGTGTCTGCAAAAAGAGTTTGTTCTTCCTGATTGACAGTATTTGTAGTTTTAGTTTGTGTGTTATTTGACATTTGATTTTTCCTTTCATGTCTTTGGTTTTAAAAATCCTTTGGAAAAGGAGTTTGTTAAACGCTGATGCGAAGCATTGTGCGTCTGACATAACTTCTGCCATGTGGCGAACAGGGGGTGAGAAAGTGGCAATGCCGGAAGCGTGCTTTAGCTAAGCCTTGGGCAAAAGAATTTCAAAAATAGGAACCATGTACCGCATTTTTTAAATTGTTTTGGCTTCCAAATTGCTGCGCGCGAGGGGGAACTCCCTAAAGCCTGCGATGTAATCGCATAAATAAGCGTCTTTGACTCATTATTGCGCGGCGTAAATGCCTAACTCAAAGGCTAAATCTGAGGCAACTTGTTCAAAAGCAAACCATGCATAGGCAGATTTGAGATCATAGTTTAAATCTAATAAATCAAATTCAGGTGGTTCGCGCTCTAGGCGGAGTGTTTCGATTTGATCGTAATATTTATCAAAAAAGTAATGTGTTTGATCATAGTGTTTGAGTGATGAAACTACGCCGCAGGCACATCCCTTTATAAATAGAGCCTCAAAGAATGCTTGATAATTTTTCTTAGAAAGCAACTCTTGTGCTACAAATGCTTTGATTGAGTTTGGCTCATTGTGAATGATGTAATGTAATTTTAGCTTTGCATGTCTAGTGTTCATGAAGATCCTTTCGTTCATGGGTTGGGTATTTGAGCACGCACCCATCCAAATGCGGACATATGGATGCGCGCTCAAAATTTTGAGTTTTTAGTTAAAAATGAAAAATTTACTGTCGGAAGACGTGTTCTTAGAGAAGAGGCGATAGAGCTTCTGCTGCTGCCAAAATAAGATCAAGGGTTGGCAATTTTTCCCCTTTGGACAAATGCGTGAAAATTACATTTGTATAGCTCTGCACGGAGTTGGAGATATCACCGGTAGATTTTAAACTCAATAAATTTTGTATGGAATAAAATATATGCGCAGCTTCGCTGCAAAAGGTGTAGATAGTCTCACTGTTTTGAAAAGATATTTTTTGCTCAATTTCATAAACGCGATTAGGCTCTTTTAAAAGCTCTGTTGTGATTTGGTTTCTGATATGCGCATAAAAAATGTGATAATTCATAAATGAATTCCCCCTAACTCAGTTTTATTGATTTTTTTGAAAATGCAAGATGCTTGCAATAAGGTCGAGTTGCATAAAGCAGATTTTTAAATGCGTCAAGAAAAAATACTCAAATAAATGCGGGAGTATGCAAATTTGAAAATAAAGAGTTTTTTGATTGTACGGTTGTTCGAAAAAGGATTGTAAAATCGTCAAATTAAACTTGGCTAAGAAAAAGTTTTAATTTGTGCTTATTGAAACATATTATCTAAATTTTGTTTCTGATGGAAAATGTGAAGTATTAAAACCCCATAGTTAGTGATTTGGTAGAAAAATACGTGATAGCCGTGTTCATGACGATAAAACTCGTGAAATTTTTGCCCAAACTTGGCTGATCTGAAAGCAGTTCAAACACTTTGTGAAGGGATAAGTAATATTCATCTGCTTTATCTGCTCCAAAGTTTAAAAGTGAGTATTCATAAATTTCTTCTAGCTTTTGTGACGCATCATTAGATAATTTATAGGTTACCATCTTTTGCTAGTCTCTTTTTAACATTCTCCATCAATTCAGGAATGTTGTGCTCACTTGTGCCGCTTAGGCTTGAGCATCTTAAAATGTTTAAAAGCTGCTGTTCTTCTGAGAGCTTTTCACGGTCTTTCCTGACTAAATCTCTGATATACTCACTTTCATTGTGGTATTCACCTGAAGTGACACGGCTTTTTATAAAGTTTCTTAAACGATCAGATAAAGAAATGCTCATTGAAGTCATCTAAAATCTCCTTTGCTTATGATATATAGTAGTATTTAATGCTATTTAGTAGCAATAAATATTACAGAGTAGATCTAGTATAAAAGGCTCAATAACCAAATTTTAAACATTCTGCGTCATATTTATAGTGATATGAGCAGGGTAACAATCACAGATATTCATGCGCAGGATAATCATTTTTGAAGATTAGCTGAAATTACTTTTTCTAAAAAATTCATGTGCCGTTTTGGTAGTGTTTTTGTTCTTCCTGAGCGAATATTTGATAGTTTTGTCACGGTTAAATCAGCGGGTGCATCTTTGTGTCTTAACAATAGTTTACTACTAAAATTTGGCCTTTTTTCAAAGACTTGGTTTAGTTTATTGATAAATTCAAGTGTAACATCCTCACGCAAAGCGCCGCACCTTGGAATAGCAAGCTTGATCTCCGCTTTGGTAATGCTTTTATAGGCATCCATCACAGCAATAAAGTCGCCTTCAACGGCTTTTTGAGCACTCTTTGTAAACCAACTGTCTATACGTTGCACGGTAAGATGTTCGCACCGGCGTAATAAGTCTTGCTCATTCATATATTTATAGATGGCTATTGCACCCATTCCAGTTCTGTTTTTCTGATCTAACAGCGCTTTGTGCATTTGGGGTGTAATGACAATATGGTTTTTATATTTCTTCACACGCCCTCATTTAACAATAATTTTTTTAAGAAAACATTTCCTGAAGAATGGCTAGTGTTTTATTGGCTGAATTGTAATCAATAATGCCTAATTTTTTCACAAGCCGTTTTTTGTCAACTGTTCTGATTTGATCAAGAACGATACTGCCTTTTTTATCTTGAAATTCAGACAACACTCTTGTCGGATATTTTCGAACTGTACTGGTCATGGGGGCAATAATCACAGTGCTTAAAACGTGATTCATCTCGTCCGGAGAGATAATCACACATGGCCGTGTCTTTTTAATTTCGCGACCGGTTGTTGGATCAAGGCTTACCAAATGCACTTCAAATTGATTTACCATGTCCAGTCGTCCGTATCAAATTCATTGATGAAATCGGCTAAAACTGTATCCTGATTATTAATTCCTACTGTTTCAAAGGCTTTGACCCAGTTATTGCGTGGAATACCTGCTTTAGAAATAATGATGCTTTCACCTTCAACATCCAGATACACTTGGTCTTTAATACCAAACTGCTTTAGCAACTTAGCAGGTATGATAATACCTTTTGAATTACCAATTCTCTTTATTTGCGTAAGCATTGCGTGCCTCCGATGTCCGTCAAAAGTTTAATTATGTATGTACTATGTTATTACATTTGATGCTTTTTATCAATATAATTTTCTCTTTGACAGATCACCGCTCGTAACACACTCACTTAACAAAAGGTAAATAGCTAAAATTAAAGACAAATTGTGCACATAATTTACGTAAGCGTAATCTTATTCCTTCATACTATAAAGACAGTGAGGGAGGAAGGCGTGCTAACGCAGGTCTTTAATAAAATGGTAGATACACAAAAATCTTTATACGAAATTGCGAAAGAAAAGCTGGAGCATCAGCGCGAGAGCGAGTTTCATTACGGTGCCCGCGGGCAAATCGAAAAGATTGGCCGCATCGACACCACAAATACGCAAAATCAACATTCCGGTGATGAGCGCCTTAAAAGGCAGAAAAAAGACAAAGAGCACTTTGAGCATATTTTATTGCTGGAGCGCTTGCGGGAGGAACTGGACAATATTTTGGAGCGTATGGATGCGATCATGCATGAAATGCGTGACCAGATGCGTAAAATACGCCGTGGTCTTAAAGCGCTTGAGCGCGATGATGCAGCTCTTATGATGGCGTTCTTGATTGAAGAATATCCCGACGAATATGATCGTGAAACGCTGCAAAAAATGACGTTTAAGGAGGTCGAGCGTGCCGTAAAAGAGGAGGTTCTGACCGCCGAAGAACAATATCAAATGTTTAAAAACGAATATAAAGCTCTGGCGGAAAAATATGATCAGAAAATCAAAGATAATCCCGCTTTAAAAGACAAGCTGACCGAGGAATTTGCCGAACGTGAACAGCAAATCCAAACCGAAGTGGAGGCGTTGGATCGGAGTTTTGCTGATATAAGAGATGAAATAGGGTACGCACTTGGAAAAAATAACGAGACATCCAAGAACACCTACTCTCAAAAACATCAAATTGAGAATCAAGGTTTCACGGATGACGAGTTTTTTGCCGGTGCGCCTGATCTAACCGCCGAGTTTGACAAGGCCGCATCCGGCAGCACCGTTGAGCGTGAGCATGAACTTACAGCCAGGCCACCGCAAAATGCGCCGCCGCCACAAACGATGAAACCTTAATAGAAAATTAATCTTTATCCAGTCCTGTGACTTTATAGTCAAGATTTGTGCGCGCAGCTTGCGTTCTTTCATGGAAGAATACAATAGCCTTTCTGATGCCCATGTCTTTAATGTCAGCGCCAGACATGGCCTCATCCCCATCATAGCGGACGCCGCCATTGGTATCGTAAACCTTGCCATTGCTAGAGGCTCTAAACACGACACCCATGCCAGCTTTTGTTTTGGAGTGACACACGACGACTTTTTTAGAGTCTTTGCCTTCACCCATAGCTTGGAGCATAAGCAGTCTGGTAAAAGCAGCGATCTTCTCAGGTGAACTTTTAACATCTTCTGCTACGACGATACTAATATATAGCTCATCCTTGCCTACAGATTCATATTGTGCATCAACACTGCCCAGTTCCTTCACTACTTCAATATCTTTTTTCTTGGAAAGCACGCTTTCGGCATTGGTCTTCAGCTCGGTCTTGACCTTATCGCCGGGAGTGGCCATAGCCAACTCAGATCCGGACGCATTTTGCGCCGACAAATTGAATGCGAAAACCGCCGGAAGCGCAATTATCGCCGCCCGTGCCTTTTTCGCCGCAGATGTAAAATTGAGTTTCATTCTGGCTATACCTTTATATGCTCTGTTATTTATATCACCGATAAAGCGCCATGCGCAAGAAAATGTCTTCATAATTGTTAATTTGTTAATGTTTTATTTTTTACGATTTACACTGACTAGCAATGATTAAAATGACAATAATGACTGCGATGATACCAAAGCATCCGCTATTATCTTTTTGTCTTTCATAGACATCTATTTTTCCGACCTTTTTATACTTCGCCATAGTTTTGATTTAGTGATTATCTCTGTATGCAGCGCGCAAAAAAATGCTTAAAAGCCCTGTTTTTCGCAAGTATTTCATGGCTGACACGTTAGATTGACCGAAAATTAGGTATACTCGGTCATCGCGGTCAAAAAAGGCTAGGTTTCCCGCATGAAGAAAGGTGTTTGAGCAACTTTGAGATGATATTTTTGTTAAAATACAGAAAAATCACACTTTTTGTTTGAATATGTGGCGTAATATACCTAATAATAAGACAGTTATAATTTTAAAACCCCCATACTTATGTACAAATCTACTATGTCTCTGCACGACCATAACGGTCAGCGAAAATATCTAAATCAAAGTGAGCGTTTACGCTTTTTGGAATGCACTAAAACACGCCCAGTTCATGTGCGTTTGTTTTGTCAGTTGCTTTTTTATACGGGCGCACGTATCGCTGAAATTCATAATTTACGTGAAAGTAACCTTGATTTTTCCAACAAGACTGTCGTTTTAGAAACACTAAAAAGACGTAAGCGCGGTATTTATCGAGAAATTCCACTACCTGATTTTTTACTTAATGATCTGCAACATTATATAAAATTCAATAATAAAAACCCGCAAAATCTTTGGTTGTTTTCATTACGTAGCGCATCTAGGTACGTCAAAACTGTTATGTGTGAAGCGGGAATTTTGGGAGCGCGTGCATGCGCCCGTGGTCTTCGTCACGGCTTCGCTGTCAGAGCTGCTGATAAGGCTCCTATTACCACAGTGAGTAAATGGCTTGGTCATAGCCGGTTAGAGACTACTGCTATTTATCTCAATGTGGTTGGTAGTGAAGAACGTGAAATAGCGAAAAGAGTTTGGGAAGTAGAACTAGGAGAGTATGCAAATGTTATCTGTCAATGAAGTGTTACATGATTTGGAAAGCCAGCTCATTCAAATTTATGGGTTAATGCAAGCCCTACAAGAAATTATACCTGACGGTAACGCCCATGTTTGCGTCGCAAATGAGCTGGAAAAACGATTGAGTGATTTTAAAAGTAGCTTTGATGATGGCTGGGACGTTTTGTCAAAAAGATGAGTATTCATTTTATATTCGAATGTCAATTTATTTTGAATCCATGAATGCAATGGTGTTCACTTATCCATATCAATGTCTTTATTTTTATTGAATTTTCGCGATAGAATTTTATCCTGCTTTGTAGGAGTTCCTTTTTCTTCTTTGAAATCATGTTTTAGTAATCCTCTAAGCTTAGAATTTGAAAAATTCTTGGATGCGTTATCACCGTGTTCTTTGTATATCCCTTTCGCAAATATGAAGGTCTTTTGTGTGACTTTTTGATTTTTTTCATCATAGATTTGGTCAACTTCCTGAACTGAATGTTGATGTAGTCTGGCGCGTTCTCCCATAGAATGATGGAGTTTTGATTTGTTGCGGTCGTTTTCGTTTTTCTGAACTTCTTTTTTGTTTTCTGCGCGCAGTCTTTCTATCTCAATTCCATGCTCAGCTTCCTTTGCAAGCTTTGCCATATTTTCCATTCTTTTATCGGCTTCGTGCGGTTCTAAATTCCCTTTATTATCTTTTGAATCCATAGATATGTGTGTTTAGATATTCATATTTAAAGCTCCTCTTCTGAAATTTCTGTTGCGATACTTTTGCCCTCGACGATTATTTGGCTAACAAAAACATCTTTTTCTTCAAGATCGACACCGCTGATACTTTCACGAACATAAAGCAAAGTTTGGTTACTGATATGATTTTCAATAACACTCAATCCTTTGCCAAAAATACTGATGTGAACACCGTATGATTTAATGATGAGTTTTTCGCCAGTGAAGATTAAAATCGGCAATAAACTGTAAGGTAGGGAGTAAAAGCTTGCGTCTTTTAAAATGATGCGAAAGCGACTGACATGCACATCGCCGTTTGAAATGGCGTAGGTTTGATCGCTGCTTAAAAACTCGGGCGACCAGCCATTCCCGGAAGCGTCATAATAGCCTTTAAATGTATCGGATAATGATGTTGGTTTTTTAAATTGCATAGCGATTAAATCAGACACGCTGTTACACGTGCCTGTTATTTAAAGTTAATGATATCGTTGAATT harbors:
- a CDS encoding N-6 DNA methylase, yielding MKQSYDEFSKIMNGMARKFELSKVFNDLLTMSICSFHHTNIQSRFQKKDEANEVLYMNTIKPYERETLNEFAKAIGILQLNAVQNPYSDTLGEFFMQDITKGRNGQYFTPEPICDMMAHMQINNRKDEFNKRVLDPACGSGRMLLSAAKINPKNYFFGADNSNTCAKMATLNFFMNGLRGEVAWMNSLSMEFYGGWHINTNGIEIVPIDAEQSHIWSAPPMREEIDLESKELGDTEFSGEQLTFF
- a CDS encoding type II toxin-antitoxin system RelE/ParE family toxin, with translation MKRLLLTERALDDVQDIYEYSVEQWGEVVASRYIRGFEECFSLLKSNEGLLKINRKISSRFIAYPIQRHVLICDIIDDAVCILTVRHSSMDLMVRLRKLEPTLDEEAKALFKKM
- a CDS encoding type II toxin-antitoxin system PemK/MazF family toxin, whose protein sequence is MVNQFEVHLVSLDPTTGREIKKTRPCVIISPDEMNHVLSTVIIAPMTSTVRKYPTRVLSEFQDKKGSIVLDQIRTVDKKRLVKKLGIIDYNSANKTLAILQEMFS
- a CDS encoding AbrB/MazE/SpoVT family DNA-binding domain-containing protein; translated protein: MLTQIKRIGNSKGIIIPAKLLKQFGIKDQVYLDVEGESIIISKAGIPRNNWVKAFETVGINNQDTVLADFINEFDTDDWTW
- a CDS encoding ArdC family protein, producing the protein MTSQKTDIHQDITDQIITLLERVDIDDYQPPFASLATQGLPENPTTGNQYQGVNILSLWFNQEVKNFTSNEWATFNQWKTAGANVRKGEKGSRIIFYKTLIHSDKNEHGKIEERKVPMLRTYTVFNANQVDNYNYTHGSLPSQIDKVRRIDLVDAFCKGTGADIRGNKNGAYYSTKKDCINMPPTASFLDTKYASATENYYATLLHELTHWTGAQDRLNRDWDDIATNQTTYAFEELIAELGAAFLCAQYGIAQTLAPDHAIYIKSWLKALRNDKTHVFKAAAQAMKATQYLNDLNVEAQSYETIL
- a CDS encoding tyrosine-type recombinase/integrase, which produces MYKSTMSLHDHNGQRKYLNQSERLRFLECTKTRPVHVRLFCQLLFYTGARIAEIHNLRESNLDFSNKTVVLETLKRRKRGIYREIPLPDFLLNDLQHYIKFNNKNPQNLWLFSLRSASRYVKTVMCEAGILGARACARGLRHGFAVRAADKAPITTVSKWLGHSRLETTAIYLNVVGSEEREIAKRVWEVELGEYANVICQ
- a CDS encoding type II toxin-antitoxin system RelE/ParE family toxin, whose amino-acid sequence is MVTYKLSNDASQKLEEIYEYSLLNFGADKADEYYLSLHKVFELLSDQPSLGKNFTSFIVMNTAITYFSTKSLTMGF
- a CDS encoding type II toxin-antitoxin system ParD family antitoxin, coding for MSISLSDRLRNFIKSRVTSGEYHNESEYIRDLVRKDREKLSEEQQLLNILRCSSLSGTSEHNIPELMENVKKRLAKDGNL
- a CDS encoding single-stranded DNA-binding protein, whose amino-acid sequence is MSNNTQTKTTNTVNQEEQTLFADTNISMKSGRLTRDAKVIADGKFVKFSIAANKQYLGSDGEVKSNVNYFNALVSSNLSEAFEIAKDLKKGDWVYFKGEDATQAFDTPEGYRKTQTTTFAYQVTLKKEKNSDEQAPQVV